Proteins encoded within one genomic window of Melospiza georgiana isolate bMelGeo1 chromosome 24, bMelGeo1.pri, whole genome shotgun sequence:
- the LCK gene encoding tyrosine-protein kinase Lck isoform X2: MGCCCSSDYDEDWIENIDICEHCNYPIEPDSKRQRLIRNGSEVRDPLVSYESSSPPCSPMQDKLVVALYNYEPKHDGDLGLRKGEKLRVLQENGEWWKAQSLTTGQEGLIPHNFVALVNSLEPEPWFFKNISRKDAERQLLASGNTHGSFLIRESETSKGSYSLSVRDLDESQGETVKHYKIRNLDNGGFYISPRAPFSSLRELVQHYTRSSDGLCCRLGKPCQTQKPQKPWWQDEWEVPRESLKLVEKLGAGQFGEVWMGLYNGHTKVAVKCLKAGSMSPSAFLAEANLMKKLQHARLVRLYAVVTKEPIYIITEFMEKGSLVDFLKTSEGVKLSINKLLDMAAQIAEGMAFIEAKNYIHRDLRAANILVSDTLCCKIADFGLARLIEDNEYTAREGAKFPIKWTAPEAINYGTFTIKSDVWSFGILLTEIVTYGRIPYPGMTNPEVIQNLERGYRMPQPEQCPPELYELMRQCWKESPEERPTFDFLRSVLEDFFTATEGQYQQQP, from the exons atgggctgctgctgcagctcggACTATGACGAGGACTGGATCGAGAACATTGACATCTGTGAGCACTGCAACTACCCCATCGAGCCTGACAGCAAGCGCCAG AGGCTGATCCGCAACGGCTCCGAGGTGCGAGACCCCCTGGTGTCCTACGAGTCCTCGTCACCTCCGTGCTCCCCCATGCAAG ACAAGCTGGTGGTGGCCCTCTACAACTACGAGCCCAAGCACGACGGGGACCTGGGGCTGCGCAAGGGGGAGAAGCTGCGAGTGCTGCAGGA gaacGGGGAGTGGTGGAAGGCGCAGTCGCTCACCACgggccaggaggggctgatCCCACACAACTTCGTGGCCTTGGTGAACAGCCTGGAGCCCGAGCC GTGGTTCTTCAAGAACATCAGCCGCAAGGACGCCGAGCGGCAGCTCCTGGCCTCGGGCAACACCCACGGCTCCTTCCTCATCCGCGAGAGCGAGACCTCCAAAG gctcgTACTCGCTGTCCGTGCGGGACCTGGACGAGAGCCAGGGAGAGACGGTGAAGCACTACAAGATCCGGAACCTGGACAACGGCGGCTTCTACATCTCCCCCCGCGCCCCCTTCAGCAGCCTCAGGGAGCTGGTGCAGCACTACACAC GCAGCTCCGACGGGCTGTGCTGCCGCCTGGGCAAGCCGTGCCAGACGCAGAAGCCGCAGAAGCCGTGGTGGCAGGACGAGTGGGAGGTGCCGCGGGAGTCGCTGAAGCTGGTGGAGAAGCTGGGAGCGGGGCAGTTCGGAGAGGTCTGGATGG GTCTGTACAACGGGCACACCAAGGTGGCAGTGAAGTGCCTCAAGGCTGGCAGCATGTCCCCCAGCGCCTTCCTGGCCGAGGCCAACCTGATGAAGAAGCTGCAGCACGCGCGGCTGGTGCGGCTCTACGCCGTGGTCACCAAGGAGCCCATCTACATCATCACCGAGTTCATGGAGAAGG GCAGCCTCGTGGATTTCCTCAAGACCTCGGAAGGAGTCAAGCTCAGCATCAACAAACTCCTGGACATGGCAGCTCAG ATCGCTGAAGGCATGGCTTTCATCGAGGCCAAGAATTACATCCACAGGGACCTGAGGGCCGCCAACATCCTGGTGTCGGACACTCTGTGCTGCAAAATCGCCGATTTCGGGCTGGCCCGGCTCATCGAGGACAACGAGTACACGGCTCGGGAGG GAGCCAAATTCCCCATTAAGTGGACGGCACCCGAGGCCATCAACTACGGCACGTTCACCATCAAGTCGGACGTGTGGTCCTTCGGCATCCTGCTCACCGAGATCGTCACCTACGGCCGCATCCCCTACCCAG gcatGACGAACCCCGAGGTGATCCAGAACCTGGAGCGGGGGTACCGCATGCCGCAGCCCGAGCAGTGCCCGCCCGAGCTGTACGAGCTGATGAGGCAGTGCTGGAAGGAGAGCCCCGAGGAGCGCCCCACCTTCGACTTCCTCAGGAGCGTCCTCGAGGACTTCTTCACCGCCACCGAGGGCCAgtaccagcagcagccctga
- the LCK gene encoding tyrosine-protein kinase Lck isoform X3, with amino-acid sequence MGCCCSSDYDEDWIENIDICEHCNYPIEPDSKRQVSRDPLVSYESSSPPCSPMQDKLVVALYNYEPKHDGDLGLRKGEKLRVLQENGEWWKAQSLTTGQEGLIPHNFVALVNSLEPEPWFFKNISRKDAERQLLASGNTHGSFLIRESETSKGSYSLSVRDLDESQGETVKHYKIRNLDNGGFYISPRAPFSSLRELVQHYTRSSDGLCCRLGKPCQTQKPQKPWWQDEWEVPRESLKLVEKLGAGQFGEVWMGLYNGHTKVAVKCLKAGSMSPSAFLAEANLMKKLQHARLVRLYAVVTKEPIYIITEFMEKGSLVDFLKTSEGVKLSINKLLDMAAQIAEGMAFIEAKNYIHRDLRAANILVSDTLCCKIADFGLARLIEDNEYTAREGAKFPIKWTAPEAINYGTFTIKSDVWSFGILLTEIVTYGRIPYPGMTNPEVIQNLERGYRMPQPEQCPPELYELMRQCWKESPEERPTFDFLRSVLEDFFTATEGQYQQQP; translated from the exons atgggctgctgctgcagctcggACTATGACGAGGACTGGATCGAGAACATTGACATCTGTGAGCACTGCAACTACCCCATCGAGCCTGACAGCAAGCGCCAGGTGAGCAGGG ACCCCCTGGTGTCCTACGAGTCCTCGTCACCTCCGTGCTCCCCCATGCAAG ACAAGCTGGTGGTGGCCCTCTACAACTACGAGCCCAAGCACGACGGGGACCTGGGGCTGCGCAAGGGGGAGAAGCTGCGAGTGCTGCAGGA gaacGGGGAGTGGTGGAAGGCGCAGTCGCTCACCACgggccaggaggggctgatCCCACACAACTTCGTGGCCTTGGTGAACAGCCTGGAGCCCGAGCC GTGGTTCTTCAAGAACATCAGCCGCAAGGACGCCGAGCGGCAGCTCCTGGCCTCGGGCAACACCCACGGCTCCTTCCTCATCCGCGAGAGCGAGACCTCCAAAG gctcgTACTCGCTGTCCGTGCGGGACCTGGACGAGAGCCAGGGAGAGACGGTGAAGCACTACAAGATCCGGAACCTGGACAACGGCGGCTTCTACATCTCCCCCCGCGCCCCCTTCAGCAGCCTCAGGGAGCTGGTGCAGCACTACACAC GCAGCTCCGACGGGCTGTGCTGCCGCCTGGGCAAGCCGTGCCAGACGCAGAAGCCGCAGAAGCCGTGGTGGCAGGACGAGTGGGAGGTGCCGCGGGAGTCGCTGAAGCTGGTGGAGAAGCTGGGAGCGGGGCAGTTCGGAGAGGTCTGGATGG GTCTGTACAACGGGCACACCAAGGTGGCAGTGAAGTGCCTCAAGGCTGGCAGCATGTCCCCCAGCGCCTTCCTGGCCGAGGCCAACCTGATGAAGAAGCTGCAGCACGCGCGGCTGGTGCGGCTCTACGCCGTGGTCACCAAGGAGCCCATCTACATCATCACCGAGTTCATGGAGAAGG GCAGCCTCGTGGATTTCCTCAAGACCTCGGAAGGAGTCAAGCTCAGCATCAACAAACTCCTGGACATGGCAGCTCAG ATCGCTGAAGGCATGGCTTTCATCGAGGCCAAGAATTACATCCACAGGGACCTGAGGGCCGCCAACATCCTGGTGTCGGACACTCTGTGCTGCAAAATCGCCGATTTCGGGCTGGCCCGGCTCATCGAGGACAACGAGTACACGGCTCGGGAGG GAGCCAAATTCCCCATTAAGTGGACGGCACCCGAGGCCATCAACTACGGCACGTTCACCATCAAGTCGGACGTGTGGTCCTTCGGCATCCTGCTCACCGAGATCGTCACCTACGGCCGCATCCCCTACCCAG gcatGACGAACCCCGAGGTGATCCAGAACCTGGAGCGGGGGTACCGCATGCCGCAGCCCGAGCAGTGCCCGCCCGAGCTGTACGAGCTGATGAGGCAGTGCTGGAAGGAGAGCCCCGAGGAGCGCCCCACCTTCGACTTCCTCAGGAGCGTCCTCGAGGACTTCTTCACCGCCACCGAGGGCCAgtaccagcagcagccctga
- the LCK gene encoding tyrosine-protein kinase Lck isoform X1, producing the protein MGCCCSSDYDEDWIENIDICEHCNYPIEPDSKRQRLIRNGSEVRDPLVSYESSSPPCSPMQGEAWLGHCHPQSGHCHPVPALVPTDKLVVALYNYEPKHDGDLGLRKGEKLRVLQENGEWWKAQSLTTGQEGLIPHNFVALVNSLEPEPWFFKNISRKDAERQLLASGNTHGSFLIRESETSKGSYSLSVRDLDESQGETVKHYKIRNLDNGGFYISPRAPFSSLRELVQHYTRSSDGLCCRLGKPCQTQKPQKPWWQDEWEVPRESLKLVEKLGAGQFGEVWMGLYNGHTKVAVKCLKAGSMSPSAFLAEANLMKKLQHARLVRLYAVVTKEPIYIITEFMEKGSLVDFLKTSEGVKLSINKLLDMAAQIAEGMAFIEAKNYIHRDLRAANILVSDTLCCKIADFGLARLIEDNEYTAREGAKFPIKWTAPEAINYGTFTIKSDVWSFGILLTEIVTYGRIPYPGMTNPEVIQNLERGYRMPQPEQCPPELYELMRQCWKESPEERPTFDFLRSVLEDFFTATEGQYQQQP; encoded by the exons atgggctgctgctgcagctcggACTATGACGAGGACTGGATCGAGAACATTGACATCTGTGAGCACTGCAACTACCCCATCGAGCCTGACAGCAAGCGCCAG AGGCTGATCCGCAACGGCTCCGAGGTGCGAGACCCCCTGGTGTCCTACGAGTCCTCGTCACCTCCGTGCTCCCCCATGCAAGGTGAGGCATGGCT CGGTCACTGCCACCCCCAGAGCGGTCActgccaccctgtccctgctcttgTCCCCACAGACAAGCTGGTGGTGGCCCTCTACAACTACGAGCCCAAGCACGACGGGGACCTGGGGCTGCGCAAGGGGGAGAAGCTGCGAGTGCTGCAGGA gaacGGGGAGTGGTGGAAGGCGCAGTCGCTCACCACgggccaggaggggctgatCCCACACAACTTCGTGGCCTTGGTGAACAGCCTGGAGCCCGAGCC GTGGTTCTTCAAGAACATCAGCCGCAAGGACGCCGAGCGGCAGCTCCTGGCCTCGGGCAACACCCACGGCTCCTTCCTCATCCGCGAGAGCGAGACCTCCAAAG gctcgTACTCGCTGTCCGTGCGGGACCTGGACGAGAGCCAGGGAGAGACGGTGAAGCACTACAAGATCCGGAACCTGGACAACGGCGGCTTCTACATCTCCCCCCGCGCCCCCTTCAGCAGCCTCAGGGAGCTGGTGCAGCACTACACAC GCAGCTCCGACGGGCTGTGCTGCCGCCTGGGCAAGCCGTGCCAGACGCAGAAGCCGCAGAAGCCGTGGTGGCAGGACGAGTGGGAGGTGCCGCGGGAGTCGCTGAAGCTGGTGGAGAAGCTGGGAGCGGGGCAGTTCGGAGAGGTCTGGATGG GTCTGTACAACGGGCACACCAAGGTGGCAGTGAAGTGCCTCAAGGCTGGCAGCATGTCCCCCAGCGCCTTCCTGGCCGAGGCCAACCTGATGAAGAAGCTGCAGCACGCGCGGCTGGTGCGGCTCTACGCCGTGGTCACCAAGGAGCCCATCTACATCATCACCGAGTTCATGGAGAAGG GCAGCCTCGTGGATTTCCTCAAGACCTCGGAAGGAGTCAAGCTCAGCATCAACAAACTCCTGGACATGGCAGCTCAG ATCGCTGAAGGCATGGCTTTCATCGAGGCCAAGAATTACATCCACAGGGACCTGAGGGCCGCCAACATCCTGGTGTCGGACACTCTGTGCTGCAAAATCGCCGATTTCGGGCTGGCCCGGCTCATCGAGGACAACGAGTACACGGCTCGGGAGG GAGCCAAATTCCCCATTAAGTGGACGGCACCCGAGGCCATCAACTACGGCACGTTCACCATCAAGTCGGACGTGTGGTCCTTCGGCATCCTGCTCACCGAGATCGTCACCTACGGCCGCATCCCCTACCCAG gcatGACGAACCCCGAGGTGATCCAGAACCTGGAGCGGGGGTACCGCATGCCGCAGCCCGAGCAGTGCCCGCCCGAGCTGTACGAGCTGATGAGGCAGTGCTGGAAGGAGAGCCCCGAGGAGCGCCCCACCTTCGACTTCCTCAGGAGCGTCCTCGAGGACTTCTTCACCGCCACCGAGGGCCAgtaccagcagcagccctga
- the LCK gene encoding tyrosine-protein kinase Lck isoform X4, whose protein sequence is MGCCCSSDYDEDWIENIDICEHCNYPIEPDSKRQRLIRNGSEVRDPLVSYESSSPPCSPMQDKLVVALYNYEPKHDGDLGLRKGEKLRVLQENGEWWKAQSLTTGQEGLIPHNFVALVNSLEPEPWFFKNISRKDAERQLLASGNTHGSFLIRESETSKGSYSLSVRDLDESQGETVKHYKIRNLDNGGFYISPRAPFSSLRELVQHYTRLYNGHTKVAVKCLKAGSMSPSAFLAEANLMKKLQHARLVRLYAVVTKEPIYIITEFMEKGSLVDFLKTSEGVKLSINKLLDMAAQIAEGMAFIEAKNYIHRDLRAANILVSDTLCCKIADFGLARLIEDNEYTAREGAKFPIKWTAPEAINYGTFTIKSDVWSFGILLTEIVTYGRIPYPGMTNPEVIQNLERGYRMPQPEQCPPELYELMRQCWKESPEERPTFDFLRSVLEDFFTATEGQYQQQP, encoded by the exons atgggctgctgctgcagctcggACTATGACGAGGACTGGATCGAGAACATTGACATCTGTGAGCACTGCAACTACCCCATCGAGCCTGACAGCAAGCGCCAG AGGCTGATCCGCAACGGCTCCGAGGTGCGAGACCCCCTGGTGTCCTACGAGTCCTCGTCACCTCCGTGCTCCCCCATGCAAG ACAAGCTGGTGGTGGCCCTCTACAACTACGAGCCCAAGCACGACGGGGACCTGGGGCTGCGCAAGGGGGAGAAGCTGCGAGTGCTGCAGGA gaacGGGGAGTGGTGGAAGGCGCAGTCGCTCACCACgggccaggaggggctgatCCCACACAACTTCGTGGCCTTGGTGAACAGCCTGGAGCCCGAGCC GTGGTTCTTCAAGAACATCAGCCGCAAGGACGCCGAGCGGCAGCTCCTGGCCTCGGGCAACACCCACGGCTCCTTCCTCATCCGCGAGAGCGAGACCTCCAAAG gctcgTACTCGCTGTCCGTGCGGGACCTGGACGAGAGCCAGGGAGAGACGGTGAAGCACTACAAGATCCGGAACCTGGACAACGGCGGCTTCTACATCTCCCCCCGCGCCCCCTTCAGCAGCCTCAGGGAGCTGGTGCAGCACTACACAC GTCTGTACAACGGGCACACCAAGGTGGCAGTGAAGTGCCTCAAGGCTGGCAGCATGTCCCCCAGCGCCTTCCTGGCCGAGGCCAACCTGATGAAGAAGCTGCAGCACGCGCGGCTGGTGCGGCTCTACGCCGTGGTCACCAAGGAGCCCATCTACATCATCACCGAGTTCATGGAGAAGG GCAGCCTCGTGGATTTCCTCAAGACCTCGGAAGGAGTCAAGCTCAGCATCAACAAACTCCTGGACATGGCAGCTCAG ATCGCTGAAGGCATGGCTTTCATCGAGGCCAAGAATTACATCCACAGGGACCTGAGGGCCGCCAACATCCTGGTGTCGGACACTCTGTGCTGCAAAATCGCCGATTTCGGGCTGGCCCGGCTCATCGAGGACAACGAGTACACGGCTCGGGAGG GAGCCAAATTCCCCATTAAGTGGACGGCACCCGAGGCCATCAACTACGGCACGTTCACCATCAAGTCGGACGTGTGGTCCTTCGGCATCCTGCTCACCGAGATCGTCACCTACGGCCGCATCCCCTACCCAG gcatGACGAACCCCGAGGTGATCCAGAACCTGGAGCGGGGGTACCGCATGCCGCAGCCCGAGCAGTGCCCGCCCGAGCTGTACGAGCTGATGAGGCAGTGCTGGAAGGAGAGCCCCGAGGAGCGCCCCACCTTCGACTTCCTCAGGAGCGTCCTCGAGGACTTCTTCACCGCCACCGAGGGCCAgtaccagcagcagccctga